One window of Magallana gigas chromosome 2, xbMagGiga1.1, whole genome shotgun sequence genomic DNA carries:
- the LOC105346009 gene encoding pleckstrin homology-like domain family B member 1 isoform X3 produces MDGLDGPYQNLDRRKIHPLLDQEEYELNDTDNAVKVHTDKPHLVSLGSGRLSTAVTILPLQEGRTEIGTSAAPSVPDIIIQGTGVEADHCFIDNIHDVITLYPLAKMCAVDGVLVSEPTRLPQGCMLCLGRSNYFRFNHPKEAKKIKEAMPNCRISCAPLAFLQELEENPEYLKMISDAGNTVQKRSSSGSDKSRKGSSSRSPHSSYSNQQDDEEFLNKVCKFEMISRGKSSPTARSPVNQSFSPDGSYRSYTQAMSDQNEMGKSEPLSPVEMKRGYVSSPLEGKQYVPKPNYTYAGEKLFTKETATTRVSADILKKAGNVQVTERVTSTGSSSSSSLTSVSSAGGATLSWHSDSNKSSPRTSFVTLSSQNSTEHKKTLITVVSPKVFTSKVNLETDAEKLAESIMNGDLLATAYDSAGSSNSSSKRNTFDGMDFDFNELTASQQDLSMKHREIVAERKKEQEMERQEKQRLEEILSMCAEYDQKVSVDTVKVKQQTSVKAEPKIPPAMQQFLDNNVPKMSGSPSPKKSSPVPTKSTPKTPKAGDSFVFDGTPVEKVEQYDQKKRLVSDSTKSESPLISYQDVTPSKTPSGNKIVSPIIKTDRDGQYSRSGKGQITSTPKSVNFKDERPLEIEDSPKSSRGGQRYFRERKDSDYDSADMILEPPKMVNGDVPALHGNDRHQNAQHSTQHSAEVSEKSESVNHNGKTSVTVKEDKFDGESMASPLHRPNHLPSFQDFSNEVNSLDRKEKSEFKSSMTKIKTNGSLTMISSPSNTHKEFSFQMRRASSNSSNSEEESASNSEDTGTIKRRPGQLQEFQVQRKGPGSSSEVKDKLSPDDPPTNFRPAMGSRSPKLTRKLMHVEDSNEKGNENITTYHIHREEVNVKVVDIDIDVENKSPIAVQKMSEKQNSGPVSWLESQRRKVENGLFNFKDAKLPQNGLSGKHSSPDSSSATSSTAVDQKTGIYENIPARSPKSFPGFKVEVKQGTKLQSFWDGDNKTLVNGLPGSRNSSGSGGGRKSDDVESLVSNSSDTEVKGSSRGHRRSGDPSSRRSSGHSKDSESFQQLDRLKKDKVELVSKITFLKQQIEEIEKLENEAIRELEMEKALLDGEKETEMEELQRDQERINILKERHREVVERAARERQKELQQMEKQRELIQQLEQQQHETEQRLEACPKDDEEDMLEQHQQQMDSIEHQHKIFDDMEFKQLESEAKYEEEKEQIQRKLMKEQQELLEKYRSRENRLVEIDGHKKEMFSGVRKDMQSMEQKRQRLVEEFRKEKVELSNLVKKIQEISKMLALPVSDDNRDSFLADFQEGKLSSRDSYTTDPAPASQGEREGSVPLSATSSPTMSWISSSSEKGERKKSATMLEIERNHSLFLELQGGHVIEQEKKRIEELKRRAADEGRAQWEERKLREANCKSFNSLESEDSSVASSCETPSEKETSLSSGEDQLEKMLELERLLAQAQSEKMRMIADQVKTREHEMMALQEERHKREQLERKLQEETQLREELVQQQIKMREKQSKQARPLTRYLPVRGKEFDLKNHIESAGHHLDDCPHLVVTSTNCRGWLQKMGNKFKTWHRRWFVFDRNKRSLIYYTDKNESKPRGGIYFQAIEEVYVDHLRTVKSPNPKLTFCVKTCDRTYYMVAPTPEAMRIWIDVIFTGAEGYQQFL; encoded by the exons aactGGAGGAAAACCCTGAGTATCTCAAAATGATATCAGATGCTGGAAATACTGTGCAAAAACGGTCGTCTTCTGGATCTGACAAAAGTCGCAAAGGATCGTCTTCAAGATCTCCACATAGCTCTTATAGTAATCAACAGGACGATGAAGAGTTTCTAAACAAAGTTTGTAAGTTTGAGATGATCTCGCGTGGCAAATCCTCACCTACAGCAAGATCTCCAGTGAACCAAAGTTTTTCACCCGATGGATCTTACCGTTCTTATACACAAGCAATGTCTGACCAAAACGAAATGGGAAAATCGGAACCTTTATCACCTGTGGAAATGAAAAGAGGCTATGTCTCGTCTCCGCTGGAAGGAAAACAGTATGTGCCAAAGCCAAATTATACTTATGCAGGAGAGAAACTTTTTACAAAAGAAACAGCTACAACTCGTGTATCTGCAGATATTCTCAAAAAAGCTGGAAATGTGCAAGTGACTGAACGAGTGACCAGCACTGGAAGCTCTAGCTCCAGTTCTCTGACCAGTGTTAGTAGTGCTGGGGGTGCCACTCTGAGCTGGCACTCCGACTCCAACAAATCCTCCCCCAGAACCAGCTTTGTGACTCTCTCTTCCCAGAATTCCACAGAACATAAGAAAACTCTCATTACAGTTGTGTCGCCAAAAGTGTTCACCTCCAAAGTCAACTTAGAGACTGATGCAGAGAAACTCGCTGAAAGTATCATGAATGGTGACCTTTTAGCAACAGCTTATGACAGTGCTGGAAGTAGTAACTCGTCCAGTAAAAGAAATACTTTTGATGGAATGGACTTTGATTTCAATGAACTGACTGCGAGCCAGCAAGATTTGTCTATGAAACATCGTGAAATAGTGGCTGAACGAAAGAAGGAACAAGAAATGGAAAGACAAGAAAAACAAAGGTTAGAAGAGATTCTTAGTATGTGTGCAGAGTATGATCAGAAGGTCTCTGTAGACACTGTGAAAGTGAAACAACAGACCTCAGTCAAGGCAGAGCCTAAAATCCCACCTGCAATGCAACAGTTCCTGGACAATAATGTTCCCAAAATGTCAGGATCACCAAGTCCTAAGAAATCTTCACCTGTCCCTACCAAATCTACCCCAAAGACTCCAAAAGCTGGTGATTCCTTTGTTTTTGATGGCACTCCAGTAGAAAAAGTGGAGCAGTATGATCAAAAGAAGAGACTAGTGTCTGATTCCACCAAAAGTGAGAGTCCACTTATTTCATACCAGGATGTCACTCCATCCAAAACACCATCAGGGAACAAGATAGTCAGCCCAATCATAAAAACAGACAGAGATGGGCAGTATTCCCGATCAGGGAAAGGACAAATCACTAGCACACCTAAATCTGTGAACTTTAAAGATGAGAGACCTCTTGAAATAGAAGACAGCCCTAAATCATCTAGAGGAGGTCAAAGATACTTCAGAGAGAGGAAAGATTCTGACTATGATAGTGCTGACATGATTTTAGAACCACCTAAAATGGTCAACGGAGATGTGCCTGCTCTTCATGGAAATGATAGGCACCAAAATGCACAACATTCTACACAGCATAGTGCAGAAGTGTCTGAGAAATCTGAAAGTGTGAATCATAATGGGAAAACAAGTGTCACAGTGAAAGAGGATAAGTTTGATGGAGAAAGTATGGCTTCTCCTCTACACAGACCAAATCATTTACCAAGTTTTCAGGATTTTAGTAATGAAGTCAATTCATTGGATAGGAAAGAAAAATCAGAATTCAAAAGTTCAATGACAAAAATCAAGACCAATGGATCATTAACAATGATTTCATCTCCCAGCAACACGCACAAGGAATTTAGCTTCCAAATGCGAAGAGCAAGTTCCAACTCATCCAATTCAGAAGAGGAATCGGCGAGTAATTCTGAGGACACAGGAACTATCAAACGCCGTCCAGGGCAGTTGCAAGAGTTCCAAGTGCAACGTAAAGGCCCGGGGTCATCAAGTGAGGTGAAAGACAAACTGAGTCCGGATGACCCACCCACAAACTTCCGTCCTGCGATGGGTAGCAGGAGCCCCAAACTTACCCGTAAACTAATGCATGTGGAGGACTCAAATGAGAAAGGAAATGAAAACATCACCACATATCATATTCATCGAGAAGAAGTAAATGTGAAAGTTGTGGATATTGATATTGACGTAGAGAATAAAAGTCCCATTGCTGTTCAAAAAAtgagtgaaaaacaaaattctggTCCAGTCAGCTGGCTTGAATCCCAAAGGAGAAAAGTGGAGAACGGACTTTTTAACTTTAAAGATGCAAAATTACCTCAGAATGGACTTTCAGGAAAGCATTCTAGCCCTGACTCCAGTAGTGCTACCAGTTCAACTGCAGTGGACCAGAAGACTGGAATTTACGAGAATATACCAGCAAGATCTCCAAAATCATTCCCTGGTTTCAAAGTGGAAGTGAAACAAGGAACAAAATTGCAGTCTTTCTGGGATGGAGATAATAAGACATTGGTGAATGGACTGCCTGGTTCCCGTAATTCCTCAGGTTCTGGTGGAGGAAGAAAGTCGGATGATGTGGAGAGTCTAGTGTCAAACAGCAGCGACACTGAGGTCAAAGGGTCATCAAGGGGTCATCGAAGGTCGGGGGATCCATCCAGTAGAAGGAGTTCAGGACATAgcaaa GATTCCGAGTCCTTTCAGCAGCTGGATAGACTGAAGAAGGACAAAGTGGAGCTCGTGTCCAAAATCACCTTCCTGAAGCAGCAGATAGAGGAAATAGAGAAACTGGAAAATGAAGCCATCCGAGAG CTTGAAATGGAAAAAGCTCTGTTGGATGGAGAAAAAGAGACAGAGATGGAAGAATTACAGCGTGACCAGGAGCGGATCAACATTCTAAAGGAGCGGCATAGGGAGGTGGTGGAAAGGGCAGCAAGGGAGAGGCAAAAG GAGCTGCAGCAGATGGAGAAGCAGAGAGAGCTGATCCAACAGTTAGAGCAGCAGCAGCATGAGACGGAGCAGAGACTGGAGGCATGCCCCAAGGACGACGAGGAAGACATGTTAGAGCAGCATCAGCAGCAGATGGACAGCATAGAACATCAGCATAAGATATTTGATGACATGGAATTCAAACAACTGGAG TCTGAGGCCAAGTATGAAGAGGAGAAAGAGCAGATACAGAGAAAACTAATGAAAGAACAGCAAGAACTGTTAGAAAAATACAGGTCAAGGGAG AACCGTCTCGTGGAAATAGATGGCCATAAAAAGGAAATGTTTTCTGGAGTCCGGAAAGACATGCAGTCCATGGAACAGAAGAGGCAGAGATTGGTGGAGGAATTCAGGAAG GAAAAAGTAGAATTGTCAAACTTGGTGAAGAAAATCCAAGAGATTTCCAAAATGCTGGCTCTTCCTGTCAGTGATGATAATAGGGACTCGTTTTTAGCCGACTTCCAG GAAGGAAAACTCTCATCCAGGGACAGCTACACCACTGACCCCGCCCCCGCCAGTCAGGGGGAGAGGGAGGGGTCGGTCCCCCTCTCTGCCACGTCGAGTCCCACAATGTCCTGGATCTCTTCCTCCTCTGAGAAAGGTGAGCGCAAGAAATCAGCCACCATGTTGGAGATCGAGCGAAACCACTCCCTGTTCCTCGAGCTTCAAG GAGGTCATGTGATAGAACAAGAGAAGAAGCGAATCGAAGAGTTGAAACGGAGGGCAGCAGATGAGGGAAGAGCTCAGTGGGAGGAGAGGAAACTCCGAGAGGCCAACTGTAAAAGCTTCAACTCGCTCGAGTCCGAAGACAGCAGTGTCGCCAGCAGTTGTGAAACACCCTCTGAGAAAGAAACAAG CCTCAGCAGTGGGGAGGACCAGCTGGAGAAGATGTTGGAGCTGGAGAGACTCCTTGCACAGGCCCAGTCAGAGAAAATGAGGATGATAGCAGACCAG GTGAAAACTCGGGAGCATGAGATGATGGCCCTGCAAGAGGAGAGACATAAACGAGAACAACTGGAGAGAAAACTGCAAGAGGAGACCCAGCTTAGAGAGGAACTAGTCCAACAGCAGATCAAAATGCGTGAAAAACAGTCAAAACAG GCTCGTCCTTTAACAAGATACCTGCCTGTTAGAGGTAAAGAATTTGACCTTAAAAATCACATAGAGTCTGCAGGTCATCACCTTGACGACTGTCCTCATCTGGTGGTCACATCCACGAACTGTAGAGGGTGGCTTCAAAAAATGGGCAACAAATTCAAAACATGGCACAGACGTTGGTTTGTGTTCGATAGAAACAAGCGATCTCTGATTTACTACACAGACAAGAATGAAAGCAAACCCAGAGGAGGCATTTATTTCCAGGCGATAGAGGAAGTGTATGTTGACCATTTACGGACAGTCAAAAGTCCCAATCCAAAGTTAACTTTCTGTGTGAAAACTTGTGATAGAACTTATTACATGGTGGCCCCCACCCCAGAGGCCATGAGGATCTGGATTGATGTGATATTCACTGGAGCAGAAGGGTACCAGCAGTTTTTATGA
- the LOC105346009 gene encoding calponin homology domain-containing protein DDB_G0272472 isoform X6 produces the protein MEKTRFKVTAKAEVCPSNADPSCMLCLGRSNYFRFNHPKEAKKIKEAMPNCRISCAPLAFLQELEENPEYLKMISDAGNTVQKRSSSGSDKSRKGSSSRSPHSSYSNQQDDEEFLNKVCKFEMISRGKSSPTARSPVNQSFSPDGSYRSYTQAMSDQNEMGKSEPLSPVEMKRGYVSSPLEGKQYVPKPNYTYAGEKLFTKETATTRVSADILKKAGNVQVTERVTSTGSSSSSSLTSVSSAGGATLSWHSDSNKSSPRTSFVTLSSQNSTEHKKTLITVVSPKVFTSKVNLETDAEKLAESIMNGDLLATAYDSAGSSNSSSKRNTFDGMDFDFNELTASQQDLSMKHREIVAERKKEQEMERQEKQRLEEILSMCAEYDQKVSVDTVKVKQQTSVKAEPKIPPAMQQFLDNNVPKMSGSPSPKKSSPVPTKSTPKTPKAGDSFVFDGTPVEKVEQYDQKKRLVSDSTKSESPLISYQDVTPSKTPSGNKIVSPIIKTDRDGQYSRSGKGQITSTPKSVNFKDERPLEIEDSPKSSRGGQRYFRERKDSDYDSADMILEPPKMVNGDVPALHGNDRHQNAQHSTQHSAEVSEKSESVNHNGKTSVTVKEDKFDGESMASPLHRPNHLPSFQDFSNEVNSLDRKEKSEFKSSMTKIKTNGSLTMISSPSNTHKEFSFQMRRASSNSSNSEEESASNSEDTGTIKRRPGQLQEFQVQRKGPGSSSEVKDKLSPDDPPTNFRPAMGSRSPKLTRKLMHVEDSNEKGNENITTYHIHREEVNVKVVDIDIDVENKSPIAVQKMSEKQNSGPVSWLESQRRKVENGLFNFKDAKLPQNGLSGKHSSPDSSSATSSTAVDQKTGIYENIPARSPKSFPGFKVEVKQGTKLQSFWDGDNKTLVNGLPGSRNSSGSGGGRKSDDVESLVSNSSDTEVKGSSRGHRRSGDPSSRRSSGHSKDSESFQQLDRLKKDKVELVSKITFLKQQIEEIEKLENEAIRELEMEKALLDGEKETEMEELQRDQERINILKERHREVVERAARERQKQRVRTTSRLRKELQQMEKQRELIQQLEQQQHETEQRLEACPKDDEEDMLEQHQQQMDSIEHQHKIFDDMEFKQLESEAKYEEEKEQIQRKLMKEQQELLEKYRSRENRLVEIDGHKKEMFSGVRKDMQSMEQKRQRLVEEFRKEKVELSNLVKKIQEISKMLALPVSDDNRDSFLADFQEGKLSSRDSYTTDPAPASQGEREGSVPLSATSSPTMSWISSSSEKGERKKSATMLEIERNHSLFLELQGGHVIEQEKKRIEELKRRAADEGRAQWEERKLREANCKSFNSLESEDSSVASSCETPSEKETSLSSGEDQLEKMLELERLLAQAQSEKMRMIADQVKTREHEMMALQEERHKREQLERKLQEETQLREELVQQQIKMREKQSKQARPLTRYLPVRGKEFDLKNHIESAGHHLDDCPHLVVTSTNCRGWLQKMGNKFKTWHRRWFVFDRNKRSLIYYTDKNESKPRGGIYFQAIEEVYVDHLRTVKSPNPKLTFCVKTCDRTYYMVAPTPEAMRIWIDVIFTGAEGYQQFL, from the exons aactGGAGGAAAACCCTGAGTATCTCAAAATGATATCAGATGCTGGAAATACTGTGCAAAAACGGTCGTCTTCTGGATCTGACAAAAGTCGCAAAGGATCGTCTTCAAGATCTCCACATAGCTCTTATAGTAATCAACAGGACGATGAAGAGTTTCTAAACAAAGTTTGTAAGTTTGAGATGATCTCGCGTGGCAAATCCTCACCTACAGCAAGATCTCCAGTGAACCAAAGTTTTTCACCCGATGGATCTTACCGTTCTTATACACAAGCAATGTCTGACCAAAACGAAATGGGAAAATCGGAACCTTTATCACCTGTGGAAATGAAAAGAGGCTATGTCTCGTCTCCGCTGGAAGGAAAACAGTATGTGCCAAAGCCAAATTATACTTATGCAGGAGAGAAACTTTTTACAAAAGAAACAGCTACAACTCGTGTATCTGCAGATATTCTCAAAAAAGCTGGAAATGTGCAAGTGACTGAACGAGTGACCAGCACTGGAAGCTCTAGCTCCAGTTCTCTGACCAGTGTTAGTAGTGCTGGGGGTGCCACTCTGAGCTGGCACTCCGACTCCAACAAATCCTCCCCCAGAACCAGCTTTGTGACTCTCTCTTCCCAGAATTCCACAGAACATAAGAAAACTCTCATTACAGTTGTGTCGCCAAAAGTGTTCACCTCCAAAGTCAACTTAGAGACTGATGCAGAGAAACTCGCTGAAAGTATCATGAATGGTGACCTTTTAGCAACAGCTTATGACAGTGCTGGAAGTAGTAACTCGTCCAGTAAAAGAAATACTTTTGATGGAATGGACTTTGATTTCAATGAACTGACTGCGAGCCAGCAAGATTTGTCTATGAAACATCGTGAAATAGTGGCTGAACGAAAGAAGGAACAAGAAATGGAAAGACAAGAAAAACAAAGGTTAGAAGAGATTCTTAGTATGTGTGCAGAGTATGATCAGAAGGTCTCTGTAGACACTGTGAAAGTGAAACAACAGACCTCAGTCAAGGCAGAGCCTAAAATCCCACCTGCAATGCAACAGTTCCTGGACAATAATGTTCCCAAAATGTCAGGATCACCAAGTCCTAAGAAATCTTCACCTGTCCCTACCAAATCTACCCCAAAGACTCCAAAAGCTGGTGATTCCTTTGTTTTTGATGGCACTCCAGTAGAAAAAGTGGAGCAGTATGATCAAAAGAAGAGACTAGTGTCTGATTCCACCAAAAGTGAGAGTCCACTTATTTCATACCAGGATGTCACTCCATCCAAAACACCATCAGGGAACAAGATAGTCAGCCCAATCATAAAAACAGACAGAGATGGGCAGTATTCCCGATCAGGGAAAGGACAAATCACTAGCACACCTAAATCTGTGAACTTTAAAGATGAGAGACCTCTTGAAATAGAAGACAGCCCTAAATCATCTAGAGGAGGTCAAAGATACTTCAGAGAGAGGAAAGATTCTGACTATGATAGTGCTGACATGATTTTAGAACCACCTAAAATGGTCAACGGAGATGTGCCTGCTCTTCATGGAAATGATAGGCACCAAAATGCACAACATTCTACACAGCATAGTGCAGAAGTGTCTGAGAAATCTGAAAGTGTGAATCATAATGGGAAAACAAGTGTCACAGTGAAAGAGGATAAGTTTGATGGAGAAAGTATGGCTTCTCCTCTACACAGACCAAATCATTTACCAAGTTTTCAGGATTTTAGTAATGAAGTCAATTCATTGGATAGGAAAGAAAAATCAGAATTCAAAAGTTCAATGACAAAAATCAAGACCAATGGATCATTAACAATGATTTCATCTCCCAGCAACACGCACAAGGAATTTAGCTTCCAAATGCGAAGAGCAAGTTCCAACTCATCCAATTCAGAAGAGGAATCGGCGAGTAATTCTGAGGACACAGGAACTATCAAACGCCGTCCAGGGCAGTTGCAAGAGTTCCAAGTGCAACGTAAAGGCCCGGGGTCATCAAGTGAGGTGAAAGACAAACTGAGTCCGGATGACCCACCCACAAACTTCCGTCCTGCGATGGGTAGCAGGAGCCCCAAACTTACCCGTAAACTAATGCATGTGGAGGACTCAAATGAGAAAGGAAATGAAAACATCACCACATATCATATTCATCGAGAAGAAGTAAATGTGAAAGTTGTGGATATTGATATTGACGTAGAGAATAAAAGTCCCATTGCTGTTCAAAAAAtgagtgaaaaacaaaattctggTCCAGTCAGCTGGCTTGAATCCCAAAGGAGAAAAGTGGAGAACGGACTTTTTAACTTTAAAGATGCAAAATTACCTCAGAATGGACTTTCAGGAAAGCATTCTAGCCCTGACTCCAGTAGTGCTACCAGTTCAACTGCAGTGGACCAGAAGACTGGAATTTACGAGAATATACCAGCAAGATCTCCAAAATCATTCCCTGGTTTCAAAGTGGAAGTGAAACAAGGAACAAAATTGCAGTCTTTCTGGGATGGAGATAATAAGACATTGGTGAATGGACTGCCTGGTTCCCGTAATTCCTCAGGTTCTGGTGGAGGAAGAAAGTCGGATGATGTGGAGAGTCTAGTGTCAAACAGCAGCGACACTGAGGTCAAAGGGTCATCAAGGGGTCATCGAAGGTCGGGGGATCCATCCAGTAGAAGGAGTTCAGGACATAgcaaa GATTCCGAGTCCTTTCAGCAGCTGGATAGACTGAAGAAGGACAAAGTGGAGCTCGTGTCCAAAATCACCTTCCTGAAGCAGCAGATAGAGGAAATAGAGAAACTGGAAAATGAAGCCATCCGAGAG CTTGAAATGGAAAAAGCTCTGTTGGATGGAGAAAAAGAGACAGAGATGGAAGAATTACAGCGTGACCAGGAGCGGATCAACATTCTAAAGGAGCGGCATAGGGAGGTGGTGGAAAGGGCAGCAAGGGAGAGGCAAAAG CAGCGAGTTAGAACAACCAGCAGATTACGTAAA GAGCTGCAGCAGATGGAGAAGCAGAGAGAGCTGATCCAACAGTTAGAGCAGCAGCAGCATGAGACGGAGCAGAGACTGGAGGCATGCCCCAAGGACGACGAGGAAGACATGTTAGAGCAGCATCAGCAGCAGATGGACAGCATAGAACATCAGCATAAGATATTTGATGACATGGAATTCAAACAACTGGAG TCTGAGGCCAAGTATGAAGAGGAGAAAGAGCAGATACAGAGAAAACTAATGAAAGAACAGCAAGAACTGTTAGAAAAATACAGGTCAAGGGAG AACCGTCTCGTGGAAATAGATGGCCATAAAAAGGAAATGTTTTCTGGAGTCCGGAAAGACATGCAGTCCATGGAACAGAAGAGGCAGAGATTGGTGGAGGAATTCAGGAAG GAAAAAGTAGAATTGTCAAACTTGGTGAAGAAAATCCAAGAGATTTCCAAAATGCTGGCTCTTCCTGTCAGTGATGATAATAGGGACTCGTTTTTAGCCGACTTCCAG GAAGGAAAACTCTCATCCAGGGACAGCTACACCACTGACCCCGCCCCCGCCAGTCAGGGGGAGAGGGAGGGGTCGGTCCCCCTCTCTGCCACGTCGAGTCCCACAATGTCCTGGATCTCTTCCTCCTCTGAGAAAGGTGAGCGCAAGAAATCAGCCACCATGTTGGAGATCGAGCGAAACCACTCCCTGTTCCTCGAGCTTCAAG GAGGTCATGTGATAGAACAAGAGAAGAAGCGAATCGAAGAGTTGAAACGGAGGGCAGCAGATGAGGGAAGAGCTCAGTGGGAGGAGAGGAAACTCCGAGAGGCCAACTGTAAAAGCTTCAACTCGCTCGAGTCCGAAGACAGCAGTGTCGCCAGCAGTTGTGAAACACCCTCTGAGAAAGAAACAAG CCTCAGCAGTGGGGAGGACCAGCTGGAGAAGATGTTGGAGCTGGAGAGACTCCTTGCACAGGCCCAGTCAGAGAAAATGAGGATGATAGCAGACCAG GTGAAAACTCGGGAGCATGAGATGATGGCCCTGCAAGAGGAGAGACATAAACGAGAACAACTGGAGAGAAAACTGCAAGAGGAGACCCAGCTTAGAGAGGAACTAGTCCAACAGCAGATCAAAATGCGTGAAAAACAGTCAAAACAG GCTCGTCCTTTAACAAGATACCTGCCTGTTAGAGGTAAAGAATTTGACCTTAAAAATCACATAGAGTCTGCAGGTCATCACCTTGACGACTGTCCTCATCTGGTGGTCACATCCACGAACTGTAGAGGGTGGCTTCAAAAAATGGGCAACAAATTCAAAACATGGCACAGACGTTGGTTTGTGTTCGATAGAAACAAGCGATCTCTGATTTACTACACAGACAAGAATGAAAGCAAACCCAGAGGAGGCATTTATTTCCAGGCGATAGAGGAAGTGTATGTTGACCATTTACGGACAGTCAAAAGTCCCAATCCAAAGTTAACTTTCTGTGTGAAAACTTGTGATAGAACTTATTACATGGTGGCCCCCACCCCAGAGGCCATGAGGATCTGGATTGATGTGATATTCACTGGAGCAGAAGGGTACCAGCAGTTTTTATGA